Proteins found in one Neodiprion lecontei isolate iyNeoLeco1 chromosome 6, iyNeoLeco1.1, whole genome shotgun sequence genomic segment:
- the LOC107224561 gene encoding DNA repair protein complementing XP-C cells homolog isoform X1 produces MNADESDSESSDSSNEFMVAPDKLKSISPFFTKPTRKTASVPKKLESSEESDFDYENESHDNNDDLMAQVLKNLEATKKSQAIQSDQSSAEKPENTKPVKKELTNEIADLLLLGETGATASTAEQDQDEPDEEGPAEDSAPSNYSIPKEGVKITLVDSKLIFNQRKKKKQETLEDLLKKKLNQQLRSNQVLIHKVGLLCWMAHGFYVNKQINNPILLAAALKLAPKNCYPKGRVDLSYLEKITKWFQGVFTFPTGKPESGITTLNLLRRLKDKEIHNYQELVLLYVATLRALGLTCRLVISLQPPALKVTKEQLIAPESSKVKDTKVKKEPKKETATRSPKISQETKIPGQETEKGNISARLRKATEARRRAAEILKRKKSTNSDSAEDVKPPAKKLRSRTVAAAIPVDKKGKRNSDKVKNDKEVTEKGGRSLRSRAKTAVKHWPKDEDTDDDDDDDDEYKMDDDKEENEDGEEDTDDEPFEKTHRSKHKASASKQRSRSQNKNTVSKIKKQSNTGSRRSSTARKLISSDEDDEENNEKPKKVKNTRDMWAEVYVECEENWISVSVPDAKIHCIAELYKNATDPVLYVMALNSEGRIKDVTRRYCPHWLTVTRKQRIDEKWWLEAHTPWKEPETALTKAEDEMLKQKELEQPLPKTVSECKGHPLYVLPRHLLKFEAFYPPDVVPLGYVRGEPIYSRHCVHTLRSRETWIKSARVVKPGENCYKVVKARPKYDKLSGARLKDESLEVFGKWQTDPYVPPEAKDGIVPRNEYGNVDLFKQCMLPKGTVHIQLPALNRIARKLDIDCAPAVVGFNFGGHGALPAFDGFIVCEEFEDVLREAWEVEQAEADKRAREKYEKRVYGNWRKLIKAVFIRERLTAKYDFNADEEKEKSSTSNKQTNKRVKQTKVGGKKTKVDKKK; encoded by the exons ATGAACGCTGATGAATCTGACAGCGAGAGCTCGGACAGTAGTAACGAGTTTATGGTAGCCCCGGATAAGCTGAAGTCAATATCACCGTTTTTCACAAAACCTACTCGAAAAACAGCGAGCGTACCAAAGAAGCTCGAAAGTTCGGAGGAGTCGGATTTTGATTACGAAAATGAATCCCACGATAACAATGATGACCTCATGGCTCAGGTCCTCAAGAACCTTGAGGCGACGAAGAAAAGTCAAGCGATTCAATCTGATCAGAGCAGCGCGGAAAAACCTGAAAATACCAAACCAGTGAAAAAAGAACTCACCAACGAAATAGCTGATCTTCTACTCTTGGGAGAAACTGGAGCGACAGCTTCAACTGCGGAGCAAGATCAGGACGAGCCGGACGAAGAAGGACCAGCTGAAGACTCCGCTCCGTCTAACTACAGCATTCCAAAAGAAGGGGTAAAAATAACCCTGGTCGATTCGAAACTGATTTTCAAtcagaggaagaagaagaaacaggAAACGCTTGaagatttgttgaaaaagaagTTGAATCAACAGCTTAGGTCCAATCAAGTATTGATACACAAAGTAGGACTCCTCTGTTGGATGGCGCACGGTTTTTACGTAAACAAGCAAATTAACAATCCGATATTACTTGCAGCTGCACTAAAATTGGCACCAAAAAACTGCTACCCAAAAGGCAGGGTTGATCTGTCTTATCTTGAAAAAATCACCAAATGGTTTCAAGGTGTGTTTACGTTTCCTACGGGCAAGCCAGAGTCCGGCATTACGACGCTGAATTTATTGAGGAGACTCAAAGACAAAGAGATCCACAATTATCAAGAACTCGTATTACTCTACGTAGCAACGCTAAGAGCCTTGGGGCTGACCTGTCGCTTGGTTATATCCCTGCAACCCCCGGCTCTTAAAGTAACAAAAGAGCAGCTCATCGCCCCAGAGTCTTCCAAAGTGAAAGATACAAAGGTAAAAAAGGAaccgaaaaaagaaacggccACCAGAAGCCCAAAAATATCacaagaaacgaaaattccTGGACAAGAAACGGAAAAAGGAAATATATCAGCCAGGCTTCGCAAAGCCACTGAGGCCAGGAGAAGGGCAGCTGAAAttctaaaaagaaaaaaaagtacgaattCAGATTCTGCGGAGGATGTTAAACCACCAGCTAAAAAATTGAGATCAAGAACGGTGGCTGCCGCGATTCCCGTTGACAAGAAGGGCAAAAGGAACTCTGATAAAGTGAAAAACGACAAAGAGGTGActgaaaaaggtggaagaagTTTAAGGTCGCGGGCAAAAACAGCTGTCAAGCATTGGCCAAAAGATGAGGATAcggatgacgatgatgatgatgatgatgaataCAAAATGGATGATGATAAGGAGGAGAATGAGGATGGCGAGGAGGATACGGATGATGAACCATTTGAAAAAACTCACAGGTCAAAGCACAAAGCATCAGCTTCCAAGCAGCGTTCTCGCAGTCAGAATAAAAACACTGTatctaaaattaaaaaacagtCAAATACAGGTTCAAGGAGAAGCTCAACCGCCAGGAAGCTGATATCGTCTGATGAAGATGATGAAGAGAATAATGAGAAGccaaagaaagtgaaaaacacAAGGGATATGTGGGCAGAAGTTTACGTTGAATGCGAGGAAAATTGGATAAGCGTCAGCGTACCGGATGCAAAAATTCATTGCATTGCCGAGCTATAC AAAAATGCTACGGATCCAGTGCTGTACGTCATGGCCTTGAATTCTGAGGGTCGAATCAAGGATGTAACACGCCGATATTGTCCCCACTGGCTGACCGTGACCCGCAAACAACGGATCGATGAAAAGTGGTGGCTGGAAGCTCACACTCCTTGGAAAGAACCTGAAACAGCCTTAACAAAAGCAGAGGATGAGATGCTCAAGCAAAA GGAACTGGAACAACCCCTACCAAAGACAGTTTCGGAGTGCAAAGGTCATCCTCTGTACGTTCTGCCCAGACATCTTCTCAAATTTGAAGCCTTTTACCCGCCGGATGTCGTTCCACTTGGCTACGTTCGTGGCGAGCCTATATACTCTCGTCATTGTGTTCACACATTGCGCTCCCGCGAAACGTGGATCAAAAGCGCTAGGGTAGTGAAACCAGGAGAGAATTGCTACAAAGTTGTTAAAGCAAGACCAAAATATGATAAG CTTTCAGGTGCCAGGCTGAAGGATGAGTCTCTGGAAGTATTTGGAAAATGGCAGACAGATCCGTACGTTCCACCAGAAGCCAAGGATGGCATTGTGCCTCGGAATGAATACGGAAATGTGGATTTATTCAAACAGTGTATGTTGCCTAAAGGAACTGTTCACATTCAGC TTCCAGCACTGAACCGCATTGCAAGAAAGTTGGACATTGATTGTGCTCCAGCTGTGGTGGGCTTCAATTTCGGAGGACATGGGGCGCTGCCTGCTTTTGATGGATTTATTGTTTGTGAAGAGTTTGAAGATGTTTTACGGGAGGCTTGGGAAGTGGAACAAGCAGAGGCAGATAAGCGTGCCAGAGAGAAATACGAGAAGAGGGTTTACGGAAATTGGAGGAAGTTGATTAAAGCTGTTTTCATCAGAGAACGACTAACAGCTAAATATGATTTTAATGctgacgaagaaaaagaaaaatccagCACATCCAATAAGCAAACGAACAAACGGGTAAAACAAACCAAAGTTggtgggaaaaaaacaaaggttgacaaaaaaaaatag
- the LOC107224561 gene encoding DNA repair protein complementing XP-C cells homolog isoform X2, which produces MNADESDSESSDSSNEFMVAPDKLKSISPFFTKPTRKTASVPKKLESSEESDFDYENESHDNNDDLMAQVLKNLEATKKSQAIQSDQSSAEKPENTKPVKKELTNEIADLLLLGETGATASTAEQDQDEPDEEGPAEDSAPSNYSIPKEGVKITLVDSKLIFNQRKKKKQETLEDLLKKKLNQQLRSNQVLIHKVGLLCWMAHGFYVNKQINNPILLAAALKLAPKNCYPKGRVDLSYLEKITKWFQGVFTFPTGKPESGITTLNLLRRLKDKEIHNYQELVLLYVATLRALGLTCRLVISLQPPALKVTKEQLIAPESSKVKDTKVKKEPKKETATRSPKISQETKIPGQETEKGNISARLRKATEARRRAAEILKRKKSTNSDSAEDVKPPAKKLRSRTVAAAIPVDKKGKRNSDKVKNDKEVTEKGGRSLRSRAKTAVKHWPKDEDTDDDDDDDDEYKMDDDKEENEDGEEDTDDEPFEKTHRSKHKASASKQRSRSQNKNTVSKIKKQSNTGSRRSSTARKLISSDEDDEENNEKPKKVKNTRDMWAEVYVECEENWISVSVPDAKIHCIAELYKNATDPVLYVMALNSEGRIKDVTRRYCPHWLTVTRKQRIDEKWWLEAHTPWKEPETALTKAEDEMLKQKELEQPLPKTVSECKGHPLYVLPRHLLKFEAFYPPDVVPLGYVRGEPIYSRHCVHTLRSRETWIKSARVVKPGENCYKVVKARPKYDKVPG; this is translated from the exons ATGAACGCTGATGAATCTGACAGCGAGAGCTCGGACAGTAGTAACGAGTTTATGGTAGCCCCGGATAAGCTGAAGTCAATATCACCGTTTTTCACAAAACCTACTCGAAAAACAGCGAGCGTACCAAAGAAGCTCGAAAGTTCGGAGGAGTCGGATTTTGATTACGAAAATGAATCCCACGATAACAATGATGACCTCATGGCTCAGGTCCTCAAGAACCTTGAGGCGACGAAGAAAAGTCAAGCGATTCAATCTGATCAGAGCAGCGCGGAAAAACCTGAAAATACCAAACCAGTGAAAAAAGAACTCACCAACGAAATAGCTGATCTTCTACTCTTGGGAGAAACTGGAGCGACAGCTTCAACTGCGGAGCAAGATCAGGACGAGCCGGACGAAGAAGGACCAGCTGAAGACTCCGCTCCGTCTAACTACAGCATTCCAAAAGAAGGGGTAAAAATAACCCTGGTCGATTCGAAACTGATTTTCAAtcagaggaagaagaagaaacaggAAACGCTTGaagatttgttgaaaaagaagTTGAATCAACAGCTTAGGTCCAATCAAGTATTGATACACAAAGTAGGACTCCTCTGTTGGATGGCGCACGGTTTTTACGTAAACAAGCAAATTAACAATCCGATATTACTTGCAGCTGCACTAAAATTGGCACCAAAAAACTGCTACCCAAAAGGCAGGGTTGATCTGTCTTATCTTGAAAAAATCACCAAATGGTTTCAAGGTGTGTTTACGTTTCCTACGGGCAAGCCAGAGTCCGGCATTACGACGCTGAATTTATTGAGGAGACTCAAAGACAAAGAGATCCACAATTATCAAGAACTCGTATTACTCTACGTAGCAACGCTAAGAGCCTTGGGGCTGACCTGTCGCTTGGTTATATCCCTGCAACCCCCGGCTCTTAAAGTAACAAAAGAGCAGCTCATCGCCCCAGAGTCTTCCAAAGTGAAAGATACAAAGGTAAAAAAGGAaccgaaaaaagaaacggccACCAGAAGCCCAAAAATATCacaagaaacgaaaattccTGGACAAGAAACGGAAAAAGGAAATATATCAGCCAGGCTTCGCAAAGCCACTGAGGCCAGGAGAAGGGCAGCTGAAAttctaaaaagaaaaaaaagtacgaattCAGATTCTGCGGAGGATGTTAAACCACCAGCTAAAAAATTGAGATCAAGAACGGTGGCTGCCGCGATTCCCGTTGACAAGAAGGGCAAAAGGAACTCTGATAAAGTGAAAAACGACAAAGAGGTGActgaaaaaggtggaagaagTTTAAGGTCGCGGGCAAAAACAGCTGTCAAGCATTGGCCAAAAGATGAGGATAcggatgacgatgatgatgatgatgatgaataCAAAATGGATGATGATAAGGAGGAGAATGAGGATGGCGAGGAGGATACGGATGATGAACCATTTGAAAAAACTCACAGGTCAAAGCACAAAGCATCAGCTTCCAAGCAGCGTTCTCGCAGTCAGAATAAAAACACTGTatctaaaattaaaaaacagtCAAATACAGGTTCAAGGAGAAGCTCAACCGCCAGGAAGCTGATATCGTCTGATGAAGATGATGAAGAGAATAATGAGAAGccaaagaaagtgaaaaacacAAGGGATATGTGGGCAGAAGTTTACGTTGAATGCGAGGAAAATTGGATAAGCGTCAGCGTACCGGATGCAAAAATTCATTGCATTGCCGAGCTATAC AAAAATGCTACGGATCCAGTGCTGTACGTCATGGCCTTGAATTCTGAGGGTCGAATCAAGGATGTAACACGCCGATATTGTCCCCACTGGCTGACCGTGACCCGCAAACAACGGATCGATGAAAAGTGGTGGCTGGAAGCTCACACTCCTTGGAAAGAACCTGAAACAGCCTTAACAAAAGCAGAGGATGAGATGCTCAAGCAAAA GGAACTGGAACAACCCCTACCAAAGACAGTTTCGGAGTGCAAAGGTCATCCTCTGTACGTTCTGCCCAGACATCTTCTCAAATTTGAAGCCTTTTACCCGCCGGATGTCGTTCCACTTGGCTACGTTCGTGGCGAGCCTATATACTCTCGTCATTGTGTTCACACATTGCGCTCCCGCGAAACGTGGATCAAAAGCGCTAGGGTAGTGAAACCAGGAGAGAATTGCTACAAAGTTGTTAAAGCAAGACCAAAATATGATAAG GTGCCAGGCTGA
- the LOC107224558 gene encoding lysoplasmalogenase-like protein TMEM86A: protein MTSTAQVIKSVGPKLVPFFKSVSVYFVLLAEQPSLLTACFKCLPIISLIVFILLHGINLSEEYAFPRRIVTGLLFSCIGDALLVWPACFVPGMGMFAIAQVIYIKAFGFVPLNGVLGAILYALCAVAIFLLMPGLNGVLMIGVPLYIILLTTMAWRAIARVQFFEELWTWSKMCSCAGGICFVISDALIGFHYFHSPISYAQVFIMITYYAAQLGIALSAVDSRDNIKPHKQR from the exons ATGACATCGACCGCACAAGTG ATAAAAAGTGTTGGTCCGAAATTAgtaccatttttcaaaagtgtaTCTGTCTACTTTGTTCTATTAGCAGAGCAGCCCTCCCTGCTAACTGCCTGTTTTAAATGTTTGCCGATCATCAGTCTTATcgtttttattcttctccaTGGAATTAACTTGTCTGAAGA ATATGCATTTCCTCGTCGGATAGTGACTGGCCTTTTATTCAGCTGTATAGGTGATGCCCTGCTGGTATGGCCAGCCTGCTTTGTTCCAGGAATGGGAATGTTTGCTATTGCTCAAGTCATTTATATTAAAGCCTTTGGCTTCGTTCCATTGAATGGAGTGTTAGGAGCAATATTATATGCCCTATGTGCAGTTG ctatttttcttttgatgCCTGGTCTAAATGGTGTCTTGATGATTGGGGTTCCGTTGTATATAATACTTTTAACAACAATGGCATGGCGAGCTATAGCAAGGGTGCAATTTTTTGAG GAATTATGGACCTGGTCAAAAATGTGTAGTTGTGCCGGTGGTATATGCTTCGTTATATCAGATGCTTTGATTGGTTTCCACTACTTTCACAGTCCTATATCGTATGCTCAG GTATTTATAATGATTACCTATTACGCAGCTCAGCTTGGAATAGCTTTGAGCGCTGTGGATTCAAGAGACAATATTAAACCGCATAAGCAGCGGTGA
- the LOC107224562 gene encoding guanine nucleotide-binding protein subunit alpha homolog has product MAGSLTWSSGCCLRFKFSPEEIEQRYKSQEIDRMLEKDRQILRRQVKLLLLGAGESGKSTFLKQMRIIHGVKFEPEVIKEYRHIIYQNIIKGMKVLVDARDKLQIPWQDPKNDDVGYQLLKIENTIIFDTRLFLRYVPNLRSLWSDAAIRKAFDRRREFQLSDSVQYFLDSLDRIARMEYMPTHQDILHCRKATKGISEFLIQINNIPFLFVDVGGQRSQRQKWYQCFQCVTSILFLVSSSEFDQVLLEDRRTNRLEESKNIFDTIVNNVIFGEVSIILFLNKTDLLAKKVKSNDTDLRQYFPSFKGDPHSIHDVQNFILDMFTSVKRDPKKPIFHHFTTAVDTENIKVVFNAVKDTILIRNLESLMLQN; this is encoded by the exons ATGGCGGGAAGTTTGACCTGGTCGTCGGGTTGTTGTCTCCGCTTTAAATTTAGTCCCGAAGAAATAGAACAACGATACAAGAGTCAAGAGATCGACCGAATGCTCGAGAAGGATCGGCAGATTCTGCGTCGTCAAGTGAAACTGCTCTTACTTGGTGCCGGAGAGAGTGGAAAATCAACGTTTCTTAAGCAAATGAGAATCATTCATGGAGTTAAATTTGAGCCGGAGGTGATCAAGGAATATCGGCACATAATTTaccaaaatattatcaaaggTATGAAAGTACTCGTCGACGCCAGGGATAAGCTCCAAATTCCATGGCAAGATCCTAAGAACGATGACGTCGGCTACCAGCTactcaaaattgaaaacacaATCATATTCGACACGAGATTGTTCCTTCGCTATGTACCGAATCTTCGAAGTCTATGGAGTGATGCTGCGATAAGAAAAGCATTCGATAGGCGACGAGAATTTCAACTG agTGACTCGGTTCAATATTTCTTGGATAGTTTGGATAGAATTGCCCGAATG GAATATATGCCCACACACCAGGACATTTTGCACTGCAGAAAAGCGACCAAAggaatttctgaatttttaattcagatAAACAATATTCCGTTTCTATTTGTCGATGTCGGCGGACAGAGATCTCAGAGGCAGAAGTGGTACCAGTGTTTCCAGTGTGTCACTTCTATACTTTTTCTAGTGTCTTCCTCAGAGTTTGATCAAGTCTTATTGGAAGACAG acGAACCAACAGACTGGAAGAATCAAAGAATATATTTGACACGATAGTCAACAATGTAATTTTCGGCGAGGTATCGATTATTCTGTTCCTGAACAAAACAGATTTACTTGCTAAAAAAGTCAAGTCCAACGATACGGATCTGCGGCAGTATTTTCCAAGTTTTAAGGGTGACCCACATTCCATTCATgatgttcaaaatttcatactAGACATGTTCACATCTGTCAAACGGGACCCAAAGAAGCCTATTTTTCATCACTTCACTACAGCAGTGGATACAGAAAATATTAAAGTTGTCTTCAACGCGGTAAAAGACACAATACTCATTCGAAATTTGGAATCACTAATGTTGCAAAATTGA
- the LOC107224550 gene encoding toll-interacting protein A encodes MASVQRNELYDDWKKRAFLGPLPHGFLRVEESPRQQQEAADQQAALALQHHLQSAPPVVAARMGRLSVTITQAKLVKNYGMTRMDPYVRLRVGHSIYETHTDPNGGKNPHWNKVLQCYLPPGVTQIYVEIYDECSFMMDELIAWGHIEIPPQVILAGETHEDWYPLSGKQGDNQEGMINMVFSYLPTPGNPYIGQTPVMMVPSTNLCGMTQYAPVNVYTTPPAVAAVPTVDPSQRANAEIELRQIAEMFPNVDTEVIKSVYDANQGKKDVTINSLLQMCE; translated from the exons ATGGCAAGTGTTCAGCGTAACGAATTATACGACGATTGGAAGAAAAGA GCATTCCTTGGACCGCTTCCACATGGCTTTCTCAGAGTCGAAGAAAGCCCACGGCAACAACAAGAGGCTGCCGATCAACAAGCCGCTCTGGCGCTACAGCACCATCTCCAAAGTGCACCGCCCGTGGTAGCTGCACGCATGGGCAGACTGAGCGTGACGATTACTCAG GCAAAATTGGTTAAGAATTACGGCATGACCAGAATGGATCCTTACGTCAGATTGCGAGTCGGTCATTCCATTTATGAAACACATACAGATCCAAACGGAGGGAAAAACCCGCACTGGAACAAAGTTTTGCAATG CTACCTTCCACCTGGGGTAACGCAAATATACGTTGAAATTTACGACGAGTGTTCGTTTATGATGGATGAACTTATCGCTTGGGGTCATATAGAAATACCACCCCAAGTAATTTTGGCAGGAGAGACTCACGAGGACTGGTATCCCCTTAGTGGAAAACAAGGGGATAATCAGGAAGGCATGATTAACATGGTTTTCAGTTATTTG ccTACTCCTGGTAATCCATACATTGGTCAAACGCCAGTAATGATGGTTCCTTCGACTAATTTATGTGGTATGACACAATATGCACCGGTCAATGTGTATACGACTCCACCTGCCGTCGCTGCTGTTCCAACTGTTGATCCGAGTCAGAGGGCAAACGCAGAAATTGAATTGAGACAG ATCGCAGAGATGTTCCCAAACGTTGATACCGAGGTCATTAAGTCCGTGTACGATGCGAATCAAGGAAAGAAGGATGTGACAATAAATTCTCTGTTGCAAATGTGCGAATAA
- the LOC107224559 gene encoding peroxisomal membrane protein PEX16 — protein MPSHNMNTVLIYVEKYKKWVTSNPQLAGDIESTVKWLSYFTAGRINNSTLMSELVYSMSNLLVLFNDRIINANTQVETKLPKYHSKIRIWLTVLEYSEVLLEISASKLWGETGKWLIIVILQAFKSVMRLLLVHRYKERVTQSPPIPPIKRDKISDKVETIEKDGFALKRSKKVVRKVNSGGCSQFRSWAPIPPLGIDDQQTTIDLTPNKKIILAETLYIIKPLLHLGCVSVSGQKQWKSWFLSLIIDLASLKLYSNETKAVTLRKEEFDEISRRRVALLLYILRSPFYDNYSRMKIYALLKMLSRNVPLARMVTDPIIKYLPHWQSTYFYMWSS, from the exons ATGCCTTCGCACAATATGAATACCGTTTTAATATACGttgagaaatataaaaaatgggTTACATCAAATCCTCAACTAGCAGGGGACATCGAAAGTACGGTCAAATGGCTGTCGTATTTCACCGCTG GACGGATAAACAATTCAACTTTGATGTCGGAGCTCGTGTATTCGATGTCCAACTTACTTGTACTGTTCAACGATAGGATTATAAATGCTAATACTCAGGTAGAGACTAAATTGCCAAAGTATCACTCGAAGATAAGAATTTGGTTGACTGTCTTGGAATATTCAGAAGTTCTTTTGGAAATTTCGGCGAGCAAACTGTGGGGAGAGACTGGAAAATGGCTCATCATTGTTATACTTCAGGCTTTTAA ATCGGTAATGCGGCTTTTGCTAGTTCATCGTTACAAAGAAAGAGTGACGCAAAGTCCTCCGATTCCACCAATCAAACGTGATAAAATATCCGATAAGGTCGAAACAATTGAGAAGGACGGTTTTGCCCTAAAAAGATCTAAGAAAGTCGTTCGAAAGGTCAATTCGGGTGGATGTTCTCAGTTTAGGTCATGGGCACCTATTCCTCCGTTAGGAATCGATGACCAACAAACCACCATTGATCTTACaccgaataaaaaaataattctcgcAGAG ACTTTGTATATTATCAAACCATTGTTGCACCTTGGATGCGTATCCGTAAGCGGACAGAAGCAATGGAAATCGTGGTTTTTATCTCTGATTATTGACCTTGCAAG TTTGAAGTTGTACAGCAATGAGACAAAAGCAGTAACCCTGCGAAAGGAAGAGTTTGACGAAATCTCTCGTAGACGGGTTGCACTGCTCTTGTACATTCTTCGTTCACCATTTTATGATAATTACAGCCGCATGAAGATTTACGCGCTGCTTAAAATGCTATCGAGGAACGTTCCGCTCGCCAGAATGGTAACGGACCCAATTATTAAATATCTGCCACACTGGCAAAGcacatatttttatatgtGGTCATCTTGA